GCCAAACAAGCCCAATAAATAAGAATTTGAAGAGAGAGGATggggggaaagaaaaacaatagaCAGGTACCAGCTCAAGATGTGAGTGTCACATTTCTGAGGTATCATAAATGTTCTCTTCATGGAATTGATGTTGAAAGAATGTTTGAGAAAATTGGAGAAAGCTTTTACATGCTTCAATCAGAGAAAACATACAAAATGGCCTATCAAATCACAATAATAGTaaatctttttagaaaatgtatgtACTTTACAACATCATGTAGCCAATATTTTGACACACTTCACTTGAATTGAGTTCAGAAATTACATTGTGAGCTAGAATTCTCTTAATTTCCACAACCAGCCATGTTTTGAATTTATTGTATCATTATCAAGTACAATTGCAATATACAGCAGAAATGTGAGCATGTTATTGTTAACATGGTTTTTCACAAGGGTCACAGAACCTCTCCAAAGTTCCAACTACTCTATAAgctaaatttaataatttaccaGAGCCTAATTATTTTCTTGCAAATCATATTTCATATTAATAATTAAGAATAGGCAACAAAAGCAACTGTACCTGATACTTGTCTGTCCACCTGTATAAACAAAGAGCAGAAATGGCATCAGAACAAGCAATTCAAATGATCTATAATTcctaaaaaattcaataataaaatcctACTTTCTGGTGCAAACTACTAAACCATAAAACTTAACGCATTGCATATACACATAATACGTCAACACAAAGTTCTTAAATTAGGCATCCAAATGAAAAGGCTTCAAAAAGCTCAAATCAGCTGCTCCTTTACATATAATTCCATGAgcacaacaatttcacaacctTGTTCACAACTACTGAAATGACATATTGTGAATGTAACAAATTCACTTTCACCTGATCCACCCCtaacacaaattttattatgcACGAATCACGACAAGCCATATCaactgttgtgaaaaatgttgtgtccTTAGACTTAACATCAACAATTCAATTCACGATCCCATCACCTCATCCACCAAAAACTTAAAACCTATCATttaagagagagacagagagagacagagagaggagagagagatcAATATGGCTAGAAGTCAAGTTTCAAGCTCATTTATATTCAATGTTGGTCAAAGAAAGAGCTGTTGCTTCAAACTcaatactgttttttttttttaaattggtaaACTCATACTGCTTTTTATAATGTTAAGCAATCAAAATTTAGTAAACCTCACTTGTCAGTCCTAGTATAGACAAATGTGATATGAGGaatataaaattgaagatgCAGATCAAAGAGAATAGATTGGCATACCCAGATCCCATACTTGGAATTTGATGTTATTATACTGGACCGTCTCCACATTAAATCCAATTGCTGCAcccaaaaaacaacaacaagatTTGAGTTTGGAAACACTCTAGCATACTTAAAAAACAGTACCAATAatgattaaactcaaaatttaagaaaCGGGAAAGAACACCAACTTGGAATAGTGGACACAACCTCTCCCATCTGAAGCCGATCTGCACAAAACCCAAATGCAAAAACCATCGAATTATCGAAATTGGACAAAGACCCATTACTCAAAATTGACAAACAAGAAATGGGTAAGAGTGAAATGAGAGAAACTCACAGAGGATGGTTGTCTTTCCGGCATTGTCGAGGCCGAGAACCAGGATCCGAGCTTCTCTGTTTCCGAAGAGAGTAGAGAACATTTTCGTAAACACGATACCCATCTTGAGAGATTGACTCTCAGTGCATGAAAATTCAGAACAGATCAGAAAggtttttgatttgatttgattttggtttggttctTCTTTGAGATTTAAGATCTCAAAGCAGAACCCTGTTCCTAATGGAAAAAGGGTCTGCGCTTGGGAATAATTTAGAGAATTTGGGCACTGTGAATGAGAAACACAgttgttctctctcttttcctttcgttctttctttctttcttttgagtttctctcagaaACGGAATCGCAATGGAAGATGCAGAGCGTGGAAGAGGGAACCTGAGGTCACCACTCTCTCCGCTGCTATAGATACAATAgccgcttcttcttcttttttttttctttttcttttttgtttaatgcTGTGGGCCTTACCTGTTTGCTAATTAGTTCGATTTAATTTATGGATTTCGATTTTACCTATTattaactttgaaaaaaaatggcaGGAATACAACCTTGCCACGACTTGTTCACGTGGCAAGTCGAAAATGATAGAATTAAAGTAGTgagtttataattttatcacTCATCATTTGTCACAAGTAGTGAAGTAAAAAGTGATGGATTTACAATATCACCACTTATGACTTACCACGTAAATAAGTTATGGCAAAAATTTTAGTCCTAACATTACTCATTAACTTTAAGTAATTTTGATGCTCTATttgttttaaagtaaaatattttcaaaccaTGTAGAATATTTTcagtataatatttttagatatttgGTAAGACAtgtaaaaattttcaagcaaACCACAAAGATTGATGGCTCAATACCAAAGCCGCTAGTGTTGAAGGTCCGGTGATCGGACCGCTAGAACGAGCAATTAGAGCGGTGGCTCCAACAACCAAACTATCGACAATCATTGTCAAAACGGTATCTCCAATGACCAGACCGCCAACACCAATCAATAAAACGGCATTTTCAGTTACTAGACCTCCAACATCAATTGAAATGTAGCATCTTTGGTCATCGATTGTTGATGTGGCGTCCCTGGCCATCTAGTCGACAGCACTCAGTGCTAATGAGGAGTATCCTACCACCGAACCACAAATGCTAGTCGTAGAACGAAGTCACCAGCCACTAGTCACAGAGTGAAGCCACTAGCAATCGAACTAACGACATTAGTTGACGAAGTGGAGTCTCTGGCTACCAAACCACCATCACCGGTCGTCGGCCACAAGATTGGTGACCTAATGAGTAGATGGGAAACGGGAACCCACagtgtgtttttgaaaaatgttttgcTAAATTTTCAAAGGTAAaacatttcacaattttttattaagaattttacggtcaatgaaaaatattttataagtttgactatattttatttacaaataaaCATTTGAAAATGGATAAACATTTGAAAATgggaaaacatttttaaaaaaatattttatatggaAACAAACGGAGCGAAAGACCACAACATTTTCTCAGTCAAATAGGTTGAATGTGTTGGATTTCCATATGGGTATTCAAAGATGTAGAACAAAAGCACTTTAagttttcaagtttttaaaagaCATTGGCAAAGGAAAGGGCCATGGAAGCCATAAGACATTGCTAGAGGACACATCATGGTGAGATGCATGAGTGAGTTAACGGTCTTTGGAGAACCATACAAGGGCTTGAGTCTAATATcatgttgtaattatcattGATGTTAGGGGAGAGATAAAGTGGAAGCAAAATTAATGTGGTTTCGTATGATGATCTACATTCACAAAGGATAGCATTTAATAGCTACATCTAGGGCTGGTCAAGGCCACTTTAGCCATTGCCTAGGGCACTCTATTAGGAAGAAGGccctaaaatttagattaacgTTTAGTTTGACTGCAATAAAAAGAAATGGGTTGCATGCTCTCTTCCCCACGCTAATAAGGTCTCAAAATTGTAAGCCAATAGCAATCTAATCTAATTGAAATATAAGTGTAACAAATCATCATTCACGatcaattttccataaaaacttgAGACATCAATTTTTGTAAGTAAATTACATGCATGGTAGATTGTCAATTTTAGCAATTTCCCAAATGGTCATACGCcaaataatctctctctcagcacaaaaatcaaaactggAAGTCAATTCATTAGAAGAAGGGAttaattttgcatctcaaaagacaacaaaaatgaacggattttaaatatttcaaaaaaaaaaatcccacttaTGATTGGTACCTTAATATCGAACTGAACTTGGTTATatctattatatattataatgaaCCAAATTTGAGGCATATATAATATAGGAAGATAGTATACCTATATAATCCTAAAACATGGTAACTCGTTATATTGCAAATCCATGATTTACTTATTTATGGCATAGCTTATTACATTCTAACATTGAGCCTTGAAGATAAAAGTCGATCGAGTAAATTACCATTGCCTCTCTGCactaatttctttctttcatctaACTTtgacagaagaagaagagactCCGCAGTAACTTCTTGCTTCCTTTAATTTATCCAACTTTGACAACAGATGAAGAAGACTTCCAATAATTCTAATGATCCTAACGTATAGTCATCATGTAAAGTTCCGATGAAACCCTCGACCAGTTAGAATGCTCGACTTTCTTTGCTGTAATATAGAATTATAGATATCTATCAGTCTCTTCTGCATCATGTTACTTCTTTTCATAAGGTACTTCGAAGCATTAAAGCTAATACAGAGTAAAGGCAAATACAAAATGTCTTTCTTTCATATCTAGATTCTGCTGATTTCTACAATTTCTCACGTTCCTGACTGAAACAATAAGCAGGTGCTTGTGACAATGAGTCTTGCAGTACTGCGCCAACCTCAAATGTAATTACGTGTGTAGATATTCCTACAGAATGGtcacaataaaaattagtgTCAAAGAGTTTGAAGAAGCATGCAAGTTTTTTAAGGGcaactatttatatattattcatTCACCAGCACAAAGAGTTTCCTCCCATATAGTTTGGGAAACTGTGGTTTCCCAATAGATCTCTCTCTTATGAATTTGAAGAgccccataaaaaatttaaaaaaaaaaaaaaaaagattttgaacaaaagagagagagagagagaagaatttgTTTCACAATCACCTTCTGGGCCTTTTGTCCTTTTATTCCTTAATCTTGTAGGACTTATATTAACAGTTCTATAAATGGTagcaaatatattaaaaaaaaaaaaacagttctATATATGGTTTTGCGGGTTCATACTTATTTAGtataattttctctttaatttttgtaggaTTATATTATCAAGTATAGCCATTTcttatattatcaatttatatttGTACTCTAGGCTGATTTAGTTGGTTTATCTAAATAAAAACTTCGAtgtttttcttctccaaaaagaaattctcatcttcaaaattaataaatatttattggTTCCTAATTATATTTGTAAAAGAACTTGTGAGCTAATCCCAGAATACTTGAAGATAATCCTAATAGATGaagtacaaaaataaataggttTTCTTAATGTGGGTTAGGGATCTTTATCATATTTATAACAACATGACCCAAGAAAACATGAGAAAAATGTGATCAGTAGTCATTCATAAGTTACTAAATAGTAATActttaattaccaaaaaaaaaaatataaacaatactatatataattagCCAAACATTCACATTTCATTACCAAAGTAGAAAagtttgcaaaaaaatttaaccacATACCATCATAGAAATCCCACCGAACTGGCCTCCTAGTTTGGACATCCTCATAGTACCAAATGAAATCTACCTTTTCCCACACGTTGCAATAAAACCCATCCGTGACCGAAGTTCCAAGGTAATTGGCATCATCAAGAAAATCAGGCCTAGGAATACCCACCTCAAACTCTGTAACCTTACATGTCCCTTGTGCCCCAAGTGTATAATAAAACGAAGTGCCATTGTTCCACTCAATATCATATAAAAGCTCACCTAGTTGCTTCTGAAATATGTTCACGTTTCTGCCTCTTGGCCAGTCATACCATAGGTCACTCATTTGGAGACGAGATGAGCTCAAATTCATGTAAAGAAGTGCATGAAATTGCTCTGGCCATGGCAAGGGAGTTGGGGTTGAAGTTGAACCAACGCATTCAATTGAAGGACTCACAAGAAGTAGGATTAGAGAGGCTAAGGAGAGTGGATTGAGTTTCATATTTGAGTTAttgttttttgagatttttgttttttctttatagaaGGGGATAATGTGCATATATGCCTCATTTGAGTGGCTAAAAACAAATGGAGTTAATGTGTGACTTTTATCTTGATGAAGtacttgtttttttctttttggcttaaCGACTAAAGAACTTTCATGTACACACGTCCAGGTCTGAAGTAAACCGGCCAGCAATGAATGTAGTTTATCATGTTGTTAATAAATCACACACTATTTTATTactgaaaagaagaaaagatcaGCAAGGCAAGGCACTGAGGACTGGGGAGTACTTTTTCTATTGatctattttggattttaattttctatagaaGAAACTATGTTTCAATTTAGATTATGTTTGGTGCGGTAGACAAGTGAGATGATAGGCCAGAATAAAATGAAAGGTCATCAATTCACACACgcgtgcatatatatatatatatatatagatgaattcaagttacacttagagtgactctaagcaatgttacaccacccaataacttattataaaatttatattttaaaaattttactattaaattgcatgttctatatgttcttaatattcgtgtcaattttcatgtcaattggatgtatttaccattcaatccataaactcatattttatgcattattttaaactacaaaaatttgaatttaatcagctaattgatgacatggctattaatctttgatcaccttaaaattcTGTAAGCACagagaatatacaaagataatataatctaatagtagatttgtcaaaatttgtatctaattaaaaaaaacattaactggtgtaacattatttagagttacactaggtaTATCTTGAactcaacttttatatatataatcaagaGTGGAGCCAGAAATTTTGTTTGGAGGAACCAAGGTAAAACTATCATATTAATTTGTGATTCAAGAAAAATGCAAACTACGACATACtatataaatacatacatacatgtctACAtgcactagttttttttttttaaatctttaatCCAATGTATAATTCATAACTCATATATAATACTTGCAATATTATTATATcgaaatttttattagtgttaTTTTTACTAACACTCGAAATTATTAACAAGGTAAACACCCGATTGAGCATCTAAAGGTCATTTTTTATcttgtgtttttcttatttttatgaaaaatcatAAGTCCATAACATTTATAGAAATTAAATCTCAATATATAACAAAACTAGACTATATTTACAATTACAAGAATTGATATTCatagaaattaaatataataaaatcattaTAAGAAACCATAcaataaatagaatttaaattcaactagaTTAGATAACTATagtaaattaattcaaaattagtTTCATATCTCTCAGTagaaattaaactaaaaaagaaaataataaaataaatagaaattataCTTAAATAGcacaaaagaagataaagaagaagaataatttTGTAACATAGAATGCACTGAGGAAGAGAAGGAATTGTATGAGAATTGAGATtgggaaaggaaaaagaattttaaaaaaaatgacttttatTGGTTTGCATTGTAATTGCAATGTAAACTTACACCGTAAACatataaaatgtaataaatGTAGTACATATATTGTAAAAAGTGTACAATATATGTAGTAGAATTATAAAGTGTCAAGAAAGAGGGAAGACTTTGGCGAAAAAGAACTTTCTTGAGAGTTGTCTATCTTATAAATGCCAtcacacaaatttttattttttgtcaaaattgtttgaggtgaggtgaggtgaggtgaggtgaggtggggggggggggggggggaatcttTGCTCTTGGAGAGGCCGGCTTTTAAAGAAAATGGAGTGGTTGTACttttcacctattattataagattaaaaaaaaaaaaattggaggggTCATGGCTCCCCTACAGATATCGTGGCTCCACCCCTAGATATGATAAAATTTGAACTTATGGGGAGATAATGGATTAACTAGAGTTTAGATATGATAGAATTTGAACTTATGGAGAGATAATGGATTAACTAGAGTTTAACTTATCAACAACATTTACAACAAAGAACTTTTTTCCTGAAAGTTAACTTTATTTGTTCATATTAATGTTGTACAATTGGGAAGAGAAAAGATGAGCATTTCTCAAACAAACAATGTCTCCTCTTTCCCTCATGCAGCATTAACAAGTGCTAAGTAGCTCTAATACATCACAAAGacacaccaacaaaaaaaaaatgaatgaaatctTTCACAAATTAGAATAATATCTTGAAGTATCCTCATGACCAAGCGAACTTTAAATGGTTACATCTTTACTATtgagttttagcaaaataaacttTCTTTATTATACTACTCATGCAATCACTGGATAAAACATATAATGACAGTAGAAAAAAGTTTAACCCAAACTTGAGCCAGTCTCAATATAGTTATAGTGTTCTACCATTCAAGTTTAAATAGCAAAATCGCTCAACTTAGTGTTCTGAAGGAGACTACTCACATGAAAATCAAGCATGTATGGGAAGTAAATAGATGCACTGGTGATACCTAGAATACTTTGGAGAGAACACTGAGTGAGAATTATTTTGCTTTCATCTTTTCCCTATACCATTAAGATTGCTATTGCTTTTTATAATTCGGTAGACTTCAGTCTTCAAATTatgccttttgttttttagtttatcTACTACCCTTCCACCTAATTTCGCGCCAATTTTCACTAGTTGTTGAAGTAATCAATTGtgagttgtgaaaaaaaatggtgagtCCATGAAAAAAGTGCCAACCACTTTAGCATGTTGTAAAATTAGAtgtcaaaaaaaacaaacaaaaaaaagagcgCGTCCCCAgatttattcttaaattttaggcTTATTTAGAGCAATACCCACAGATTGCATCTAACTCAAGCTTAGGTAGGTGGTTCCACAGGCTGATGCATTGGCTACCCGGGATGAAAATGGCAACAATCCACTTAGGCATTCAATGAATGAAAACTATACCCTTCGCAGATAATTTTGGGATTGTATCGTGCTGTTGTTAATCAGTGCAGTTAATTGATTATGCCTACATGTAGTGGGTGCTGTTCATATACTATATTTCCTGTTTGAACGAATCTTATCACCCATTATTATGTCTTTCGTGAGTTTATGGTACAAACTAGCTCTCTCATTATACAAAATAGTGGATCCCCATTAAAACATATTACTTTTTCCAATATATTCCCCAGCAAGAAATGGATATAAATTCGAGGCTAGCAATGAACCAGGGACTTAAAAAGTTTAAAGTGTGCTGTGCAACATATTCGGACATGCCCTTAACATGACTGAAAGGAAATCTTAGTTTGGAGATTTTAAAATGCTTTAAGACCATGAGCTTAGATCATCAAAACGTTCATGTCAATTTATGCTTCATTTCATGAGTTAGATTGTACTCGATTATGTTTGTCAAGGTCTTTCACAGATCACAGCAATTACCTAAAAGATATAATGTATCCCAAAGCTCCATACATACAAAGCTGCTTTCTGGAAATGGCCTAGTTCAGTAAAGCATAACATCCGATCCTAATTTAAGGCAAACAAACCCCACCAAAAATTAGGAGTGCAGGACAAAGATCAACTCTCCCCATGTGTACTTTCCACGATGAGATGAGAAGATGGCCTACATGATTAACTTTGGTGATAATGTGTGCCTTATTGGTAAACCTCTATTTGTATTATTCCCCAAAAAAAGATATGCAAAATCTAGTAGAGCCCAGTGGCACCTGCTGTTTTTTACAGTGCAGATTGGAAAATCATCTCCGCAAGTTCCTGTGACATTGCACAAAATCCCTCTATTAGATTATTATCAAGGCAAATGAGATAGTAAATTGGTAACAATGTAATAATAAAGAATTGGCATACTCCAAGCTTAATTACCTGCTTGGCAGAAGCAACTTTGGGTTCTCCCAATTCGAAGGCTTTCTTCTCAAGCATATCAAAATCTGCCTTACCAGCCTGGTGGAGAATGCAACCATGCATTAGCCAGAGATGACATTTGAAAGATGGGGAAAAGAGGGGGGGTGGGTATAGAAAACTTTACCTCAATTTGAGCTCCAAGTTCTGAGTCAAAACTCTCATATCGCTTGCGGACAAGCTCAGCTAAAGAACCATCCTTTATTTATGATAAGAAAAGTCATTTGGTGTCATTAGtaggagaaagaaaagaaacattaaaataaagttAACACATGCAGCAGGTCCAAAACGAAACAGAAGAAGCATAAATTTTTCACCTCAATCAGCTTGGCAACATTACGAAGCCCACGGGCCAGGGTATCCATTCCAGAAATATGAGcaatgaacaaatcttcaacaTCTGTACTCTCTCTTCGTCTAAATATTCAACAAGTGAAGAAATGGATAAAAACAATGTATAATGAAATTCATATATTCATCATGAAAACATAAAAGATGGATGTAACCATAAGCATgtttaagaaaatcaaaagaaaataagggaCTGACAATTTTGCATCAAAGTTGAATCCTCCTGGTGCTAGTCCGCCCTGTGATCGGAACAAATAACAGTTCaataaattgcatttttttatcACAACATTTGAATCTTGCAATGAAAAATTGGAGAGAAACAATTATCACATACATTTCTGACCACACTGAGCATAACCAGAGTTGCCTCTCCAATATCTGTGAGAAACTGATCTGTATCCCAACCTGTAGCAAACAAAAACAGCTCCAAAATAAACTTCCAGTGTTGGAACATTTTTATGTCAAGTATATAAATAACCcaaaaaagtaaagaattgagcaaaatattttatgtttataacTATCGCATACCAATCTGAGGATCGCCAGTGTTTGCATCAATATTTCCCAGCATACCGTTGAGTCTTGCAGTTTCAAGCTCATGGTGACAGCTGCAACGTACAGAGGTATTACAAGGTTGCAGGAGTTACACTTTTATTCATGCTTGTTTAATTcaattgaaaagttaaaattcaGAACTTACTTAGCACTTgctcaacaaaacaaatatgtCATACCTGTGACCAGATAGGGTGGCATGATTGCACTCAATGTTCAGTTTAAATTCTCCTACAAAAAAGAACAGGACACAATAAGGTCTTGGATTTGTTACAGTTAATCAATCAATGTTCTATGCAAAACACTTTGGACATCCATCTCAAGATTCTAATGTTAGTCAAGGACTGCAAATCATGCAAGTTAACcacatttaaaatttgtgaATTATGGAAAAACTTATCTGATTAGAAATAGTATGGTATTATTAACAGCAAGGTGAGAGATCAAAATGAGAAGAATATGAATGTAGTAAACTTCTGCTTACCTTCAAGGCCATATTTTCGCAGGAAATTGGCTGCTGTTGCAGCATCCCAGTCATACCTGGCAAGAGATTTACCATATGTAAGCATGAAGGAGAGTGCAATCCAGATTATTAATTAAACAGACAAGTTAAGAAGCATACTGATGTTTGGTAGGTTCTTGAGGCTTGGGTTCAATCAGCAGTGTCCCTGAAAAGagcaacaagaagaagaaaaacaagttCATTATAGCATAATGGCAGAGTGACATATACTATCTGCTCTACAGATGATAATAATTCTATTAAATTCTTTACTGGTTTATTCTTTGTACATCATACTATCACACGAGTGCTCTAGTATGAGGCATTGGtaataaattaaacacaatGTTACCATTGAATCCAATCTTCTTCTTGTAAGCAGCAGCAGACTCAAAGAACCTGGCCTGTATGAAGATTAATAATAACTTAGAAAGAGAAGAATCATCacaatgaaaattatattaaaatagtaAAGACCAAAGACCCTTGGTGGCTTGGACTGGGAAAGAATTAGCCGAAAAGAATGTAAAATCAAGAAAAAGGTTAAGTCAATGTATCATTAAACACAATTGTAAAGTTGATGTGCACTTAACACACCATATGATCAAGCTCCCGTCCCATATCCGTGTTCAAGAGAGTCTGGTAACCCTCACGGCCACCCCAAAACACATAATTCTCTCCGCCTAAATAATGTGTGACCTGCAAAATTTGTCAACAAGCAGACTTAAAATGTGGTGGAAAAACATTGCAAGCATAGGTTACGCACAC
This genomic stretch from Castanea sativa cultivar Marrone di Chiusa Pesio chromosome 1, ASM4071231v1 harbors:
- the LOC142605342 gene encoding uncharacterized protein At4g14100-like, encoding MHIIPFYKEKTKISKNNNSNMKLNPLSLASLILLLVSPSIECVGSTSTPTPLPWPEQFHALLYMNLSSSRLQMSDLWYDWPRGRNVNIFQKQLGELLYDIEWNNGTSFYYTLGAQGTCKVTEFEVGIPRPDFLDDANYLGTSVTDGFYCNVWEKVDFIWYYEDVQTRRPVRWDFYDGISTHVITFEVGAVLQDSLSQAPAYCFSQEREKL
- the LOC142616591 gene encoding xylose isomerase isoform X2; its protein translation is MKMKAGKIFLLLLCLNVITIGVIANPPTCDANLGEDCRDSSEWQGEFFPGIPKIKYEGPSSKNPLAYKWYNKEEEILGKKMKDWMRFSVAFWHTFRGSGSDPFGAPTKFWPWEDGTNSVAMAKRRMKANFEFINKLGVDWWCFHDRDIAPDGKTLEESNANLDEVVALAKELQGTKIRPLWGTAQLFMHPRFMHGGATSSELGVYVYSAAQVKKAMEVTHYLGGENYVFWGGREGYQTLLNTDMGRELDHMARFFESAAAYKKKIGFNGTLLIEPKPQEPTKHQYDWDAATAANFLRKYGLEGEFKLNIECNHATLSGHSCHHELETARLNGMLGNIDANTGDPQIGWDTDQFLTDIGEATLVMLSVVRNGGLAPGGFNFDAKLRRESTDVEDLFIAHISGMDTLARGLRNVAKLIEDGSLAELVRKRYESFDSELGAQIEAGKADFDMLEKKAFELGEPKVASAKQELAEMIFQSAL
- the LOC142616591 gene encoding xylose isomerase isoform X1 translates to MFIRADLRSLHESMKMKAGKIFLLLLCLNVITIGVIANPPTCDANLGEDCRDSSEWQGEFFPGIPKIKYEGPSSKNPLAYKWYNKEEEILGKKMKDWMRFSVAFWHTFRGSGSDPFGAPTKFWPWEDGTNSVAMAKRRMKANFEFINKLGVDWWCFHDRDIAPDGKTLEESNANLDEVVALAKELQGTKIRPLWGTAQLFMHPRFMHGGATSSELGVYVYSAAQVKKAMEVTHYLGGENYVFWGGREGYQTLLNTDMGRELDHMARFFESAAAYKKKIGFNGTLLIEPKPQEPTKHQYDWDAATAANFLRKYGLEGEFKLNIECNHATLSGHSCHHELETARLNGMLGNIDANTGDPQIGWDTDQFLTDIGEATLVMLSVVRNGGLAPGGFNFDAKLRRESTDVEDLFIAHISGMDTLARGLRNVAKLIEDGSLAELVRKRYESFDSELGAQIEAGKADFDMLEKKAFELGEPKVASAKQELAEMIFQSAL